TACAACTCTACGCTCGACGCCGTGGCCGCGCCTGACGTGCCGCCCACGAGCGCGCCGCCCACGCGCTGACCACAACCAGTTCACTTGGAGAACCGATCATGGCTGATACCAATCTTAATGTATGCGCCGCTCATCCCGCGCGGCGCGTCACCATCCAGCAGTCGTGGCGGTACCGGCGCATCAATGCGCGAACCCGCACCGAGCCGCCGCTTTATCCGTGGATCAAGCTCTCGGGCGCTGGCTTGAGCTCGCGGGTTTCGAGGCCGGGCAGCAGGTGAGGATCGAAGTCCAGCAGGGACGGCTTGTCATCACGCACGAGTGAACGGCACTGCAAGCAACAAACCCAGCTCAAGGCTGGGTTTGTTGCTTCAATGTGCCAGAACGAGTTTATAAATCCAGATGCCGACAATCAGAGTAAATCCAATAACGATGGCAATCCAGTAGATTGTCTTTTGACCTTTACTCAGCTTCTCGTATTGGCCCGGTTTGAACGATGGTCCAGCCATATCGGCCCCTCTACTTTTTCATGTCAAACCCATAACTAATGGGATTCACTGCGGTACCTGGCGGGAAGCTAACACCATACTCAATGGAGGTTTGTCCACCATACGCATGACTGATCCCACCACCTGCACCAATGGCAGGGAAGCCAGGAACAGGTACGAACGTTGACGCATTAGCACCGCCACCGGCCAGGTACGAGCTAGTACCTTCTGCACCGCCTCCACCAAGAATACCCCCGAACGTCACGGAAAGCCCGGGCTTCAACGAATACGTGGGGATGGGCTTACCAAGCGCCCAACTTCCAAATGTATCGCCGTTGTGCAGATTAATTACTACGCCGCCTGAAGCAATATAGATATTGCCTTGGATAGACACATAATCTGGCGACATTGCTCCAAGTGCAAGTTGCGCGTTGTCTCCCTGCGCCTGAAT
The Paraburkholderia caballeronis genome window above contains:
- a CDS encoding SymE family type I addiction module toxin, whose protein sequence is MDQALGRWLELAGFEAGQQVRIEVQQGRLVITHE